The Chloroflexota bacterium genomic sequence GGCCCAGGAGACGTAGACGGGGGCTTCATAGCCGGCGACGAGGCGCTTGTAGGAGTTGACCCACTGGTTGGTGACGATGCTTATTTCCGGGGCGTGGCGCAGCAGGCCGGCCATGAACTGGCGGGCAAGGCGGGAGAACTTGATGGGGTCGTCCGGGTCGTAGAAGGCGTTCTCGCCGCCGCGGAAGAGGGACATGTGGACGTGCATGCCGGAGCCGTTCAGGGAGCCGATGGGCTTGGGCATGAAGGTGGCGTAGAGGCCGTGGCTGAGGGCGACCTCCTTGATGACGAGGCGGGCGGTCATGACGTTGTCGGCCATGGTGAGGGCGTCGGTGTGTTGGAGGTCGACCTCGTGCTGGCCGGGGGCGCCCTCATGGTAGGAGGACTTCACGGGGATGCCCATCTCGCTGAGGTTGAGGACGGTCTCGCGGCGGAGGTCGGTGGCGACGTCGCCGGGGGTCTGGTCGAAGTAGCCGCCGCCGTCGACGGGGGAGGGGTCCTCGGGGCTTCGGAAGTAGAAGAACTCGATGTCGGGGCCGACGTAGAACTGGAGGCCGAGTCGGCTGGCCTCCAGGACGCTCTGCTTGAGGACGTTGCGGGGGTCGCCGTCGAAGGGGGTGCTCTGGGGGGTCATGATGTCGCAGAACATGCGGGCGACGGCGTTCTGGCGGGGGCGCCACGGTAGGATGCGGAAGGTGGTGGGGTCCGGCAGGAGGACCATGTCCCACTCCGTGTCTCGGGCGAAGCCCTGGATGGAGGAGCCGTCAAAGGTCACGCCGCGGACGAGGGCGTCCTCGAGCTCCTCGACGGTGATGGCGATGCCCTTCACGTTGCCGAGGATGTCTGCGAACCAGAGGCGTATGAACTTGACGTCCTCCTCCATGGCGGTGTGGAGGACGTAGTCGATGGCCTCACTCTCGCGTCCGAGATTCATGGCAATCACTCCAGATTCAGGACGACGAGGGGCGCCCCCGCATGGAAGCGCCCCTCCTGAGTCTCAACGAATAGCCTATGCGTCCACGTACATGTAGTACTCGTACGGGTGCGGGCGGAGGCGCATCGGGTCGAGCTCGCGCTCCTTTTTGTAGTCGATCCAAGTGGAGATGACGTCGGGCGTGAAGACGCCGCCGTTGAGGAGGAAGGCGTGGTCCTCTTCGAGGGCGTTGAGGGACTCCTCGAGGGAGCCGGGCACCTGGCGGACCTTGGCGGCCTCTTCCGGCGAGAGCTCGTAGATGTTGGTGTCGAGGGGCTCGCCGGGGTCGATCTGGTTGACGACGCCGTCGATGCCGGCCATGAGCATGGCGGCGAAGGCGAGGTAGGGGTTGGCGGCCGGGTCCGGGCAGCGGAACTCGACGCGCTTGGCCGCCGGGTGCGGGAAGTAGGCGGGGATGCGGGCGGAGGCGCTGCGGTTGCGCATGGAGAGGGCGAGGTTCACGGGTGCCTCAAAGCCGGGGACGAGGCGCCGGTAGGAGTTGGTGGTGGGGGCGCAGAAGGCCAG encodes the following:
- a CDS encoding glutamine synthetase family protein encodes the protein MNLGRESEAIDYVLHTAMEEDVKFIRLWFADILGNVKGIAITVEELEDALVRGVTFDGSSIQGFARDTEWDMVLLPDPTTFRILPWRPRQNAVARMFCDIMTPQSTPFDGDPRNVLKQSVLEASRLGLQFYVGPDIEFFYFRSPEDPSPVDGGGYFDQTPGDVATDLRRETVLNLSEMGIPVKSSYHEGAPGQHEVDLQHTDALTMADNVMTARLVIKEVALSHGLYATFMPKPIGSLNGSGMHVHMSLFRGGENAFYDPDDPIKFSRLARQFMAGLLRHAPEISIVTNQWVNSYKRLVAGYEAPVYVSWASMNSSDLVRVPSFKQGREESVRLEYRAPDPACNPYLAFAALLTAGLMGIRNEYDLPPQMEGNVFEMTEHERAQRGIQSLPGSLLEAIHRAEDSECLRLALGDRVVDTLLTNKRIEWERYRTHVTDYEIREYLPQL